The following proteins are co-located in the Macadamia integrifolia cultivar HAES 741 chromosome 3, SCU_Mint_v3, whole genome shotgun sequence genome:
- the LOC122073042 gene encoding uncharacterized protein LOC122073042 codes for MSSPKVSKRSRSGVLISDSPSKKSTEETTLPLHPQLAPLWSLMFLKTKVRLLINLRFLFFLKLHPLQSQETSLPDFSGMLSCLNLLRSSQTQAPKTAPDAPSQTTSIIDRVRILCKASANMSTREFWRSRQTTDLGQIANDILADPTLSARQRVCGDLKKLSSMLGGPVPEVTDIFYSTQRFLNAHKAASEKVDTAQPKLERLMEAAKTSHAKIKRLEEETKVCDKKRRRRNN; via the exons ATGTCATCTCCGAAGGTATCTAAAAGGTCACGATCAGGAGTGCTTatttctgattctccctccaaAAAATCTACAGAAGAGACCACCCTGCCTTTGCATCCTCAGCTGGCACCTCTTTGGTCTCTGATGTTCTTAAAGACAAAGGTCAGGCTTCTAATTAACCTCCGCTTCCTGTTCTTCCTGAAGCTCCATCCTCTCCAGTCTCAGGAGAC GTCTCTCCCGGACTTTAGTGGCATGCTCTCTTGCCTGAATCTTCTCAGGTCCTCCCAGACTCAAGCTCCTAAGACTGCCCCTGATGCACCTTCTCAGACCACGTCGATCATTGATCGTGTGAGAATCTTATGCAAAGCCTCCGCCAATATGTCTACAAGAGAATTTTGGAGGAGCAGGCAGACTACTGATCTGGGGCAAATTGCAAATGACATCTTGGCTGATCCTACTCTTTCAGCGAGGCAGCGTGTTTGTGGAGATCTTAAAAAATTGAGCTCGATGCTGGGAGGCCCGGTCCCTGAGGTGACTGATATTTTTTACTCGACTCAACGTTTTCTTAATGCCCACAAAGCTGCTTCTGAAAAGGTGGACACTGCCCAACCCAAACTAGAACGTCTGATGGAGGCTGCAAAAACTTCTCATGCTAAGATCAAGCGCCTGGAAGAGGAAACCAAAGTCTGCGacaagaaaaggagaaggagaaataaCTGA